The region GAACGTGGACAAAAAGTGGCGTTTGTTGGTAAAAATGGAGAAGGTAAATCTACCATGATTAAAGCTATTATGGGCGAAATTGACTATGATGGGGGCAAAGTAGAAATAGGTCATAATGCTATGATTGGTTATTTTGCTCAAAATCAAGCGGCCTTATTAGATGGTGAAGCCACTGTTTTTGATACGATAGATCGAGTAGCCGTTGGTGATGTTCGTACGAAAATTAAAGACCTTTTAGGTGCATTCATGTTTAGCGGTGATGATATTCAGAAAAAAGTAAAAGTATTATCGGGAGGCGAACGAACGCGATTGGCTATGATTAAATTATTGTTAGAACCAGTAAATGTTTTAATTCTGGATGAGCCTACCAATCACTTAGATATGAAAACGAAAGATATCATTAAAGAGGCCTTAAAAGATTTTGATGGTACTTTAATTTTAGTATCGCATGACCGTGATTTCTTGGATGGATTAGCCGAAAAAGTATTTGAGTTTGGAAATAAACGTGTCAAAGAACATTTTGAAGATATTAAAGGGTTCTTAGCACATAAGAAAATGGAAAACTTAAAAGAAATTGAAAAATAAAAAATGATTTATAAAACATGAAAATTTTAAATTCAATACTGTTTTTGTTTATAAGCTTGAAATCTTTTTCACAGTGGGTAAATTTAAATACTGGAATTAATGATAACTTAAATGGTGTTGTTTTTTTTCAAGAAAATGGAATAGTTTCCGGTGAAAATGGTATTTATTACACTACTAATGGTGGCATTGGAAGTTCAAGTTGGACAGAGTTACATATGCCAACTAATCCATCTTCTACTATTTTTGAAGATACAAAGTTTACACATTGTTATGGTTCAAAAACAAATACTAGTAATACAGGAATTGTATATGCCTGTGGCCAAACTATTTCAGAAAATAAAGCTGTTATTTTTAAAATAAATATTCCAACCATGAATTATCAATTGATTTATCATGGCTCAAGTGGAACAAAATTAAATAAAATTGAATGTGTAAACAGTTATGATCAGAGTTATGCAGTTGGAAATAATGGTTTGATGTTGAGTTTTACAAGTACAGGTTCAGTGATTGAAGTTATTACAAATACAACTGAAGATCTACTATCCATTTCTAGTTATAATAGTAGAGTTGCATATGGAAGTAGTAATAAAGTTTGGACTGCAACTGTATTTGGGAATGGTCTTTCTGATTTTGGAGGTGTTCAAAATAGTTCTATTGAAGTTAAAGACATATGTGAAGTTTCATCATTAGCATATATAGCGGGGGGAAATAAATTTAATTATGTTGAATTTAATAGTAGTGGGATAAATGGATCAATTAATAATTTTAATTTACCATTAAATGCTAATGCCGTTACTTATAAAAATTCAATTTTTGTTGGCACTACAAATGGAATTTATAAATATGTAAATAATTGTTTAGAATGGCAACCAAGTTCTTCTAATTTTAGTATTAATGAATTTTGGTTTCAAACTGTAAATAATGAAGTTTATGCATGTGGTAATAATGGGTTATTATTAAAAACTTCAAATTATGGAGGTTCTACAAAGCCATACATAGCTATGAATGCAATTGGTACATGTGTCAATGGAACTGTTCAGTTTTCAGCAATTGTAGGATCAGGGAATAATTCCAAATGGTATATAGATAACGTATTACAAAGTACAAATTTAACAGGGTTTACTAAAGTGTTTAATTCACCAGGACAATATGAAATAAAATTAGAAGTAATTAATAATTTTAATGAAGTAAGTATTGTTACAAAAAATATTAACATTGTAAATATACCTGCTATAAATAAACCAATTACTGTTAGTAACACTATTTTGTGCAAAGCTGAAGCGATACAAATAATAATAAATGATTCTGAAACTAATGTAAAATATGTTTTAAGAAAAAATGGATTTCCAAGTTCAAATTTTGGCGAAAGCCCTGAAGGAAATGGTGGTGCCATAGTTCTAAATTCAAGTTTAATAGATCTTACAGGAGATTATTATATAGAGGCAGTTAGTACATTAGCAAATTGTATGAAACGATTTGATGCAAATTTTTTAATAACTGTTGAAGAAACTAATGCAGCTTTTCATTCAAACTTAATTAATGCTAACATTGCTGAAAATATTAATTTTATTAATCATAGTCAAGAGGCAAACAGCTATGATTGGCAATTTGAATTAAATTCACAAATTCAAAATTCAAATGCTGAAAATGTTCAAATTAGCTTTCCTAATATAGGACTTACAACAGTTTCATTAGAAGCAACTTCAATTAATGGGTGTATAGATGTAAAAACTGATGAAAGTGTACAAATTGTTGATAATAATAGTGTTAATGATACTAGTTTTATTTTAGGTTATACTATTACTGATTTTAATATTTCAAATAGAGAAATTTGGGATACTAAATTAACTTCAGATGGATATTTAAATTGTGGAGCTTATAAAAATTCTGTTTTTAAATCTCGTATTGGTAAAAATTTCATTTTAAATGGAAATGGAGGGTTTTTAGCAAAACATGATAAGAAAGGAATTTTAAAATGGATGGTATATACAAATATTACAACAGATGGTGATTTTTTTAAATCAATTGTTATTGATAATTTGAACAATATCTACATTTCAGGTATAGGAAGTGGTTATTTTTATGATAATAATGGAGATAAAATAAATTTAAATAATGGTTTAGGAAAATATTTTTTAATTAAACTAGACCCTAAAGGTAAATTAATTTGGATACTTCAAAATAATAATGTTCTTTTTGAAAGTTTACATATAAACACTAATCAATATTTTATTGCAACCACTAGAATCAAAGACCAATACACAAGTTATTCAAATATTCCTATTTATAAAAATGGTTTATTGTTGCAAAATATAGGTAATACTATTGCTGTAAATGATTCAAATTTTGGATTAATTAAATTTGATTTTAATGCAAATATAATTTGGGAAAATGAAATTAAAATTAATTTTACCAATGCTGCAATGATATATGATTTAGAGTTTGATTTAAATAATAATATATACTTAACAAACTCATCTGAATCTACAACAACATACTATTCTTTTAACGGCCTTAATAAACAAGTATTAGGAAATGGTACTTATGGTGGTAAGTCTGGCCTTGCAAAATACGATAGTAATGGTAATTGTATATGGGCAATAAGAACTAGAACTCAAAACACTGCAGTTTATGACCCAACTGATAGTACTATAATAAATGACTTAACTGTTGATGATTTTGGAAATATTTATGTTGTAGGTGAAAATGAATGTAAACCAAATCAAATTTATTCTTATACTCATATTTTTGATAATAGTGATGGTTCAACTACACAAACTATTAATGGATCGTTTTATTTTGCTAAAATTAATACTAATGGTATTTGTGAATGGATTAGAACTACCGATGTTAAAATAAATGGAAATGGCTCAAAAATAATTAGAGAAAATAATATATTATCTTTGATTGCATATTATACTTCTAGTTCTACAATAATTAATGTTCCATTACAAACAATAAATAATACTGTTCAAAATATTACTCATGATAAAAATAATTATTTAATTCTTAAATATAGTTTGGATGGTGAACTATTAAAAGTTGTTTCAAATTCTGGTTTAAATACGAATTCAAGCACTTCTGGACCAGTTAAATGCTTTAATAAAGATCAAGATGACTATTATTTTTTAACCAGACATTTAACTGCTTCAGCTAATCAAAATGTTGATTTTGGAATGATACATAACATTTCTAGCGGTGATAGTAATTATGCTTGTATTGTAAAATGTAAAGAAAATGATGGTGTTATATTATTTAATTCTAATATTTTAAAAATTGATGATTATACCTTAAATAATCTAAACATCTATCCAAATCCATCAAATGGAAAGTTTAAAATAGATTTTGAAAATCAATTAAGTACTTATACTATTAAGATATATAATACGCTTGGTAAACTAGTTTTTGAAAATAATTATTTTAATAGTAAAGAAGTAGAATTAAATTTGAATTTAATGTCTGGTATTTATTTTATAAAAATTCAAAGTGAAAACAAACAATTTTCAAGTAAAATAATTATTGATTAGTAAAGCTTAAAAAGTTAACAAGCTTAAAAGAAATAGAAAAATAAAAACAATAATTATTAAATATTTAAAGCTCCTTTTTCGGAGCTTTTTTTATGTTGTTTATATGATTATCTTGTATTTAGAATAAATAATAACAAAATAACAATACTAATTATAGAATTAGTTTGAAAAAAATCTATAATTTAGTTAAACCAATGAAAAAAAGTAAATTAATCGTTTTTTTGCTATTCGTCCTTCAAATTGTCTTTTCACAAGGTATCAGTGATAAAGATAAATTGGCACGTACTCTTTATACCAAAGCATTAAAAAATTTAAACGATTTTAAGTGTAGTGAATCATTATATTACTCTCAAAAGCTTTTAGATTATTCATTACAAAAAAACAGACCCGCTCTTGCTGCAGTAGCTTACAATATTATTGGACTTAATTTTGAAGAATTTGGCGATTTAAAAAAATCTGCTCAATATTATAATTCGGGTTTAAAGTATGCTAATATTGCTAAAAATGATACCTTACGCAATTACATTTATAATAATATGGGAAATCTCTATTATTTTAAATTTAAAGATGCTATAAAAGGGCTTTATTTCTATAAGAAGTGTTATGAAATTTCAAAACGAGTGGATACTCCTATAGATGTAGCATTCTCAGAAATTAACTTAGCAGATGTTTATCTTGAGCTCAAACAATATCAAGAAGCATTTAATTTTTTGACTTTAGTACAACAAAAAATTCAACCAACCGATTATGAAATCGGCATGTCCTTTTATTCCTTAATGGGCAATTATTATGAAATGAATCATGATTTTAAAAAAGCGGAATATTATTATTTGAAATGTATTAACGATTTTAAATATTTGAATTTAGCTATACATAAAGCTCATCAATCCGATATTTATTTATTAGTTTCTAAATTTTATGAAAAGAAAAATGACGCTGTTAAATCATTAAACTATTTAAAAAAGCACGATAGTTTACAAGATATTTTGTTCAATCAGGAACGAAAATTTGAATTTAGAAAAGCAGGTGGCGATTTGGAGGCATTAGAGAATAAATTGAAAGTACAGCAAATTGAAACAGACAAAAAAATTCAAGAGCAAAAGATAAGTGAAGCCCGACGATTTACTACAATAGTATTAATATTTTTGGCTATATTAATTGTGTTCTTAATATTTATTTTTAAAGGTTATGTAAATTATAAAGAACTTAATAGTAAACTATTTGAAAATAATGAGCAATTAAAGTTGGCACAAGAAAAAACAGAAGAAGCTACCAAATTAAAATCTCAATTTTTGTCGAATGTAAGTCATGAATTAAGAACACCCTTATATGGTGTAATTGGAATGGCGCAAATTTTAGAGTCTGAACATAAAGAAATCAAAGATAGCCCCTATTTTAATGCTTTGAAATTTTCATCTAATTATCTTTTAACCTTAATCAATGATGTATTAAATGTTTATAAAATTGAAGATAATGATATTGAATTTAATTATGAATTAATTGATATTCGAAAAGAAATTAATCATATTAATGATTCTATGAATGTCATAGCAAAATCTAATTGTAATGAATTAATAGTTTCAATATCTGAGGATTTTCCAAAATATATTAAAACCGATTTAACTCGTTTTTCTCAAATATTAATCAATCTAGTGAGTAATGCATTGAAATTTACACATCATGGAAAAGTTGAAATTAAACTTGATTTGATTGAGAAAAACACGAATCAATGCATTCAGTTGCAGGTAATTGACAATGGAATTGGAATTCCAAAAGAATTTTTAGATAAAATATTTGAAAAATTTGTACAAGTAGATGTGCATTTACAAGAACAATATAAAGGTACTGGTTTGGGCTTATCTATAGTGAAAAGATTGGTTGATTTGTTTAAAGGTAGTATTTCATTAACTAGTGAAATTAATAAAGGTAGTAATTTTACAATACTGCTTCCTTATTTAAATATAGATTCCAATCTAGAATTACATCAATTAAGTAATTACCATTTGGATCATCTAAAACCATTAAAAATTTTAGTAGCAGAAGATAACAAAATCAATCAAATGGTAACTAAGAAATTATTAGAAAAAAATCATCATTATTGTAAAATAGTGGAAAATGGAATTGAGGCAGTAAATTGTGCAACGAATGAAAAATTTGATTTAATTTT is a window of Flavobacterium indicum GPTSA100-9 = DSM 17447 DNA encoding:
- a CDS encoding T9SS type A sorting domain-containing protein, coding for MKILNSILFLFISLKSFSQWVNLNTGINDNLNGVVFFQENGIVSGENGIYYTTNGGIGSSSWTELHMPTNPSSTIFEDTKFTHCYGSKTNTSNTGIVYACGQTISENKAVIFKINIPTMNYQLIYHGSSGTKLNKIECVNSYDQSYAVGNNGLMLSFTSTGSVIEVITNTTEDLLSISSYNSRVAYGSSNKVWTATVFGNGLSDFGGVQNSSIEVKDICEVSSLAYIAGGNKFNYVEFNSSGINGSINNFNLPLNANAVTYKNSIFVGTTNGIYKYVNNCLEWQPSSSNFSINEFWFQTVNNEVYACGNNGLLLKTSNYGGSTKPYIAMNAIGTCVNGTVQFSAIVGSGNNSKWYIDNVLQSTNLTGFTKVFNSPGQYEIKLEVINNFNEVSIVTKNINIVNIPAINKPITVSNTILCKAEAIQIIINDSETNVKYVLRKNGFPSSNFGESPEGNGGAIVLNSSLIDLTGDYYIEAVSTLANCMKRFDANFLITVEETNAAFHSNLINANIAENINFINHSQEANSYDWQFELNSQIQNSNAENVQISFPNIGLTTVSLEATSINGCIDVKTDESVQIVDNNSVNDTSFILGYTITDFNISNREIWDTKLTSDGYLNCGAYKNSVFKSRIGKNFILNGNGGFLAKHDKKGILKWMVYTNITTDGDFFKSIVIDNLNNIYISGIGSGYFYDNNGDKINLNNGLGKYFLIKLDPKGKLIWILQNNNVLFESLHINTNQYFIATTRIKDQYTSYSNIPIYKNGLLLQNIGNTIAVNDSNFGLIKFDFNANIIWENEIKINFTNAAMIYDLEFDLNNNIYLTNSSESTTTYYSFNGLNKQVLGNGTYGGKSGLAKYDSNGNCIWAIRTRTQNTAVYDPTDSTIINDLTVDDFGNIYVVGENECKPNQIYSYTHIFDNSDGSTTQTINGSFYFAKINTNGICEWIRTTDVKINGNGSKIIRENNILSLIAYYTSSSTIINVPLQTINNTVQNITHDKNNYLILKYSLDGELLKVVSNSGLNTNSSTSGPVKCFNKDQDDYYFLTRHLTASANQNVDFGMIHNISSGDSNYACIVKCKENDGVILFNSNILKIDDYTLNNLNIYPNPSNGKFKIDFENQLSTYTIKIYNTLGKLVFENNYFNSKEVELNLNLMSGIYFIKIQSENKQFSSKIIID
- a CDS encoding tetratricopeptide repeat-containing hybrid sensor histidine kinase/response regulator, with translation MKKSKLIVFLLFVLQIVFSQGISDKDKLARTLYTKALKNLNDFKCSESLYYSQKLLDYSLQKNRPALAAVAYNIIGLNFEEFGDLKKSAQYYNSGLKYANIAKNDTLRNYIYNNMGNLYYFKFKDAIKGLYFYKKCYEISKRVDTPIDVAFSEINLADVYLELKQYQEAFNFLTLVQQKIQPTDYEIGMSFYSLMGNYYEMNHDFKKAEYYYLKCINDFKYLNLAIHKAHQSDIYLLVSKFYEKKNDAVKSLNYLKKHDSLQDILFNQERKFEFRKAGGDLEALENKLKVQQIETDKKIQEQKISEARRFTTIVLIFLAILIVFLIFIFKGYVNYKELNSKLFENNEQLKLAQEKTEEATKLKSQFLSNVSHELRTPLYGVIGMAQILESEHKEIKDSPYFNALKFSSNYLLTLINDVLNVYKIEDNDIEFNYELIDIRKEINHINDSMNVIAKSNCNELIVSISEDFPKYIKTDLTRFSQILINLVSNALKFTHHGKVEIKLDLIEKNTNQCIQLQVIDNGIGIPKEFLDKIFEKFVQVDVHLQEQYKGTGLGLSIVKRLVDLFKGSISLTSEINKGSNFTILLPYLNIDSNLELHQLSNYHLDHLKPLKILVAEDNKINQMVTKKLLEKNHHYCKIVENGIEAVNCATNEKFDLILMDINMPELNGIDATTKLRALGITIPIIALTASDKENILKDIKDNSNGLTDVLVKPFEYHDLQLIISKYIN